A region of Mesorhizobium sp. M3A.F.Ca.ET.080.04.2.1 DNA encodes the following proteins:
- a CDS encoding ABC transporter permease: MTDLPAERLHDDDAEDRAPAQRVQRRMAPIVPAHNIAGRALVLVIAIMTFLSCLTFGAVTLVRDTASVWENQISREATIQIKPADGLDMEAALAQASQIASEFPGVKGTKIIDRDATARLLEPWLGTGLNIDELPVPRLIIVTIDEANPPDFAAMREAITPKFPSAALDDHRTWVDRLVAMAHTTVTIGIAVLALMLSATVLTVVFATRGAMAGNGHIIEVLHFVGAEARFIAREFRWHFLVTGMKGAAAGGAAAIVVFIVFSWWSSRNMATPEADQATALFGNFAIGSAGYLGVGLMVLVIGALTAATSHATVVAYLSDIEVRQPDGG, from the coding sequence ATGACTGACCTTCCGGCTGAGCGGTTGCATGACGACGATGCCGAAGACAGGGCGCCCGCTCAGCGCGTCCAGCGCCGCATGGCGCCGATCGTGCCGGCGCACAACATCGCCGGCCGGGCGCTGGTGCTGGTCATCGCCATCATGACCTTCCTGTCCTGCCTGACCTTCGGCGCGGTGACGCTGGTGCGCGACACCGCTTCGGTGTGGGAGAACCAGATCTCGCGCGAGGCGACGATCCAGATCAAACCCGCCGACGGCCTCGACATGGAAGCGGCCCTTGCGCAAGCCTCCCAGATCGCCAGCGAGTTTCCAGGCGTGAAGGGCACCAAGATCATCGACCGCGACGCCACGGCGCGCCTGCTGGAGCCGTGGCTTGGCACCGGCCTCAACATCGATGAATTGCCGGTGCCGCGCCTCATCATAGTCACCATCGACGAGGCCAATCCGCCTGACTTTGCCGCCATGCGCGAAGCGATCACGCCGAAGTTTCCAAGCGCCGCGCTCGACGATCATCGCACCTGGGTCGACCGGCTGGTTGCCATGGCCCATACCACGGTGACGATCGGCATTGCCGTCCTGGCGCTGATGCTCTCGGCGACGGTGCTGACGGTGGTTTTCGCCACGCGTGGCGCCATGGCCGGCAACGGCCACATCATCGAGGTGCTGCATTTCGTCGGCGCCGAGGCGCGCTTCATAGCCCGCGAGTTCCGCTGGCATTTCCTGGTCACCGGCATGAAGGGCGCTGCTGCCGGCGGCGCGGCCGCCATCGTCGTCTTCATCGTCTTTTCCTGGTGGTCGTCGCGCAACATGGCAACGCCCGAGGCCGACCAGGCGACTGCGCTGTTCGGCAATTTTGCGATCGGCTCCGCCGGCTATCTGGGTGTCGGCCTGATGGTGCTGGTGATCGGCGCTCTGACGGCCGCGACGTCGCACGCGACCGTCGTCGCCTATCTCAGCGATATCGAGGTCCGCCAGCCCGACGGAGGATAA
- the ftsE gene encoding cell division ATP-binding protein FtsE produces MIRFENVGLRYGMGPEILRDISLHIPERSFQFLSGPSGAGKTTLLRLLFMSLKPTRGLITIFGKDRSRISRSELPLLRRRIGVVFQDFRLLDHMTTYENVALPLRVRGREEASYRTDVTELLKWVGLGDRMHVLPPVLSGGEKQRAAIARALIEQPEILLADEPTGNVDPPLARRLLRLFIELNRLGTAVVIATHDLGLMEQVDARRMILAGGRLDIYD; encoded by the coding sequence GTGATCCGCTTCGAAAATGTCGGCCTCCGCTATGGCATGGGTCCGGAGATTCTCCGCGACATTTCCCTGCACATACCGGAGCGCTCCTTCCAGTTCTTGAGCGGTCCCTCTGGCGCCGGCAAGACCACCTTGCTGCGCCTTCTGTTCATGTCCTTGAAGCCGACGCGCGGGCTCATCACCATTTTCGGCAAGGATCGCTCGCGCATCTCGCGCAGCGAGTTGCCGCTTCTGCGCCGCCGCATCGGCGTGGTGTTCCAGGATTTCCGCCTGCTCGACCACATGACCACCTATGAGAACGTGGCCCTGCCCCTGCGCGTGCGCGGGCGCGAGGAAGCGAGCTACCGGACCGATGTCACCGAGCTCCTGAAATGGGTCGGCCTCGGCGACCGAATGCACGTGCTGCCGCCGGTGCTGTCCGGCGGCGAGAAGCAGCGCGCCGCGATCGCGCGCGCGCTGATCGAGCAGCCGGAGATACTGCTTGCCGACGAGCCGACCGGCAATGTCGATCCGCCGCTGGCGCGCCGGCTGCTGCGGCTCTTCATCGAGCTCAACCGCCTGGGCACTGCCGTGGTGATCGCCACCCACGATCTCGGCCTGATGGAACAGGTCGACGCGCGCCGCATGATTCTCGCCGGCGGAAGGCTGGACATCTATGACTGA
- the hpt gene encoding hypoxanthine phosphoribosyltransferase has product MPVVRGKDIEVLFSASAIARRNLELAKEIAGRDYHDLLVISILKGSFVFAADLIRAMHDVGLSPEVEFIFISSYGAGTTSGEVRVLRDIDNQVAGRDVLLIDDILESGKTLSFTRDLMLSRGAKSCAIAVLLDKRMRRQTTLNADYVGFDCPDYFVVGYGMDVAHAFRELPFVGVVKGDA; this is encoded by the coding sequence ATGCCTGTTGTGCGCGGCAAGGACATCGAGGTCCTGTTTTCGGCGTCGGCGATCGCACGACGCAATCTCGAGCTCGCCAAGGAGATCGCCGGCCGCGACTATCATGACCTTCTGGTGATCTCGATCCTGAAGGGCTCGTTCGTCTTTGCCGCCGATCTCATCCGCGCCATGCACGATGTCGGCCTGTCGCCGGAAGTCGAGTTCATCTTCATTTCCAGCTATGGCGCCGGCACCACCAGCGGCGAGGTCAGGGTGCTGCGCGACATCGACAATCAGGTCGCCGGCCGTGACGTGCTTCTGATCGACGACATACTGGAATCCGGCAAGACGCTTTCCTTCACCCGCGACCTCATGCTGTCGCGCGGCGCCAAAAGCTGCGCCATCGCGGTTCTGCTCGACAAGCGGATGCGCCGACAGACCACGCTCAACGCCGACTATGTCGGCTTCGACTGCCCCGACTATTTCGTCGTCGGCTACGGCATGGATGTCGCGCACGCCTTTCGCGAGTTGCCTTTTGTAGGAGTGGTGAAAGGTGACGCCTGA
- a CDS encoding response regulator has protein sequence MAKLLIVEDDESVRTLAARALERDGHNVAVAADGAQGLALIEAERGGYDLVVSDIRMPEMDGIEMATAAARQFPAMKIMLMTGYADQRERAEELNGIILDVMQKPFTLAEIRARVGRALSCFA, from the coding sequence ATGGCAAAGCTTCTGATCGTCGAGGACGATGAGTCCGTCCGCACCCTCGCCGCCCGCGCGCTGGAGCGCGACGGGCACAACGTCGCCGTCGCCGCCGACGGCGCACAGGGACTGGCGCTGATCGAGGCAGAGCGAGGCGGTTATGATCTCGTGGTTTCGGACATCCGCATGCCGGAGATGGACGGCATCGAGATGGCGACCGCGGCGGCAAGACAGTTCCCGGCGATGAAGATCATGCTGATGACCGGCTATGCCGACCAGCGCGAGCGGGCCGAGGAGTTGAACGGCATCATTCTCGACGTCATGCAGAAGCCGTTCACGCTTGCCGAGATCCGCGCCCGCGTCGGACGCGCGTTGAGTTGCTTCGCCTGA
- a CDS encoding DMT family transporter, translated as MQNRTMLGILSLCLGVLVFSLQDPLVKAVSGGYPVTEVMAIRAVVALPILLVVVYADVGLRALLSKRFGMLTLRAFIQFSSYTSYYLAIAALALADAIALYFMAPLFIMAMAGPYLGERVSSRTLTTVLIGLVGVVVMLRPGTGLFDWAALLSLGSALFYGFSQVMARRIGDTESSTVMAFYQNGAYLTGAIAVAAVFHLAGITHAVHPSLDFLVRPWVWPTLPDFLKMAACGVVASAGMILLSQAYRMAPANRVATFEYTGIIWSPLWGFLFFAEVPRETTVLGAALIIGAGLFALNGERRRRAAPAVAATGEAV; from the coding sequence ATGCAGAACCGGACGATGCTTGGCATCCTGAGCCTCTGCCTGGGCGTTCTGGTGTTCTCGTTGCAGGACCCGCTCGTGAAGGCGGTGTCCGGCGGCTATCCGGTGACCGAGGTAATGGCTATCCGCGCGGTCGTCGCGCTGCCCATTCTGCTTGTTGTCGTCTACGCCGATGTCGGCCTGCGCGCGCTCTTGTCGAAGCGATTCGGCATGCTGACGCTGCGCGCCTTCATCCAGTTCTCATCCTATACGTCCTACTATCTGGCGATCGCCGCCTTGGCGCTGGCCGACGCGATAGCGCTTTATTTCATGGCGCCGCTGTTCATCATGGCAATGGCCGGTCCCTATCTCGGCGAGCGCGTCTCCTCGCGAACGCTCACCACCGTGCTGATCGGTCTGGTTGGGGTCGTCGTGATGCTGCGGCCGGGCACCGGATTGTTCGACTGGGCAGCGTTGCTCTCGCTCGGCTCAGCCCTTTTCTATGGCTTTTCGCAGGTGATGGCGCGCCGCATCGGCGACACCGAATCCTCAACGGTCATGGCTTTCTACCAGAACGGCGCCTATCTCACCGGCGCCATCGCCGTTGCCGCCGTGTTTCACCTGGCCGGCATCACCCACGCGGTGCACCCGAGCCTCGACTTTCTGGTGCGGCCCTGGGTTTGGCCGACACTCCCGGACTTCCTGAAGATGGCCGCCTGCGGCGTGGTGGCCTCGGCCGGCATGATTCTCTTGTCGCAGGCCTACCGGATGGCGCCGGCCAACCGTGTCGCCACCTTCGAATACACCGGCATAATCTGGTCGCCGCTCTGGGGTTTTCTGTTCTTCGCCGAGGTTCCGCGCGAAACGACCGTGCTGGGGGCGGCGCTGATCATCGGCGCGGGCCTGTTCGCCCTCAACGGCGAGCGGCGGCGGCGTGCCGCGCCAGCGGTCGCCGCGACGGGCGAAGCCGTATGA
- a CDS encoding LysR substrate-binding domain-containing protein: MKPTLDSDLLRTFVAVAETGNFTRAAEKAGRTQSAVSMQMKKLEDLVGDSLFERGSRGVALTRRGGELIANARRIVSLLDETAASLVAPPLGGLVRIGIPAEYGRSILSRALGEFAKRHPRVEVTVRYAHSASQVKALGAGELDLAVVFEWEGFSGGEVLMHDPTVWVTSTLHHMHEERPVPIALYSRDGWCRDFAIKSLQQRGLDYRVAYTSDTNGGLALAVTSGLAIAPISRSNIPAECRELTSADGFGDIDSSNVVLRRNPLATGEAIDGMEYAIRDAFMLTRQARAE; this comes from the coding sequence ATGAAGCCGACCCTCGACAGCGACCTTCTCCGCACCTTCGTGGCGGTGGCCGAGACCGGCAATTTCACCCGGGCCGCCGAAAAGGCAGGCCGCACCCAGTCGGCGGTCTCCATGCAGATGAAGAAGCTGGAGGACCTGGTCGGCGACAGCCTGTTCGAGCGGGGCTCGCGCGGCGTGGCGCTGACGCGCCGCGGCGGCGAGCTGATTGCCAATGCCCGCCGGATCGTCTCGCTGCTCGACGAAACGGCGGCATCTCTGGTGGCGCCGCCTCTCGGCGGGCTGGTGCGCATCGGAATCCCGGCCGAGTACGGGCGGTCTATCCTGTCGCGGGCGCTCGGCGAATTCGCCAAACGGCATCCGCGCGTGGAAGTCACGGTGCGCTACGCCCACTCGGCCTCACAGGTGAAAGCCCTGGGGGCGGGCGAACTCGATCTGGCGGTCGTGTTCGAATGGGAAGGCTTTTCCGGCGGCGAGGTGCTGATGCACGATCCGACGGTGTGGGTGACCTCGACACTGCATCACATGCATGAGGAGCGGCCGGTGCCGATCGCGCTCTACAGCCGTGACGGCTGGTGCCGGGACTTCGCGATCAAATCGCTGCAGCAGCGCGGACTGGATTACCGCGTGGCCTATACCAGCGACACCAACGGCGGCTTGGCGCTTGCAGTCACCTCGGGGCTCGCCATTGCGCCGATCTCGCGCAGCAACATTCCCGCGGAATGCCGCGAGCTGACATCCGCCGACGGCTTCGGCGATATCGATTCCTCGAACGTCGTGCTGCGTCGCAATCCGCTGGCGACCGGCGAAGCGATCGACGGCATGGAGTACGCCATCCGCGACGCCTTCATGCTGACCCGGCAGGCGCGTGCGGAATGA
- a CDS encoding 2-hydroxychromene-2-carboxylate isomerase — MIDFWFSIGSTYTYLSVMRLAEVGAEAHVQFRWRPFNVRAIMIEMDNIPFATKPAKAAYMWRDIERRAAMYRMAPRLPAPYPLAELERANRVALIAARDGWCEAYARESYRRWFEMDEPAGSEPNISASIEKAGQKPEPILRQADSDAAKADLARATEQAKALGIFGSPSFVVDGELFWGDDRLDDAIRWLKQMESGPPD; from the coding sequence ATGATCGACTTCTGGTTTTCCATCGGCAGCACCTACACCTATCTCTCGGTGATGCGGCTGGCAGAGGTCGGGGCGGAGGCGCATGTTCAGTTCCGCTGGCGCCCCTTCAACGTGCGCGCCATCATGATCGAGATGGACAACATCCCCTTCGCCACCAAACCGGCCAAGGCCGCCTATATGTGGCGGGATATCGAACGCCGTGCGGCGATGTACAGGATGGCGCCGCGCCTGCCGGCGCCCTATCCGCTGGCCGAGCTGGAGCGCGCCAATCGCGTCGCTCTCATTGCCGCGCGTGACGGCTGGTGCGAGGCCTATGCGCGGGAAAGCTACCGGCGCTGGTTCGAGATGGACGAACCGGCGGGCAGCGAGCCGAACATTTCGGCAAGCATCGAGAAGGCCGGCCAGAAGCCGGAGCCGATCCTTCGGCAAGCCGACAGCGATGCCGCCAAGGCCGATCTGGCGAGGGCGACCGAACAGGCCAAGGCGCTCGGCATTTTCGGATCGCCAAGCTTCGTCGTCGACGGCGAGCTGTTCTGGGGCGACGACCGGCTGGACGATGCCATACGCTGGCTGAAGCAGATGGAGAGCGGCCCGCCCGACTGA
- a CDS encoding TIGR02302 family protein codes for MTERPISSGERGLAGRLALSRLATRTSMIFERGWPLLLPLAIVAGLFLSISWFGLFPRLPDAARLALLVLFGAAALAALFPLRLFRLPSAPEIDRRIEVANQLQHSPVQVQTDRPSGAGSLFSQALWREHQRRMAERLGSLGADSPRTRVPEYDRWGLRALAGLLVVTAFAFSFGPSGGRLSDGFVARAAHDAVPPRIDAWVTPPPYTGKAPLFLTADANQAASTFVVPQGSDVSLRVTGGSGEETLSYADTKGNARAIEAAAPKASQPVAGQTAPKIRQFTGKLDSDGTLTLSSGESHLGHWAFAVTPDKPPTIRFVGDPKRAVNGALEVNYQIDDDYGAASAQAIFELADSPTAKAHPLYGPPDMPLTLPRRGGKGNAAKTTKDLTEHVWAGRTVKLTLTATDDAGHTATSETKTLVLPQRPFSNPLARAVIEQRQLLGLDANAKPRVLDLMDAITLRPEDTFDNMSHYLAIMSAMSRLKLSETDDQLRNEVSYLWEIALGIEEGNLSAAERRLRQAQQALQDAIKNGASDEELEKAMKELREAMNEFLQEFAQRAQQNPNAPQMQQNGRELRQSDIDRMMDEIENLAKSGDRDRAQQLLSELQDMMNNLQAGRQQQGGEQDSEMRQQMDKLGEIMRRQQEMMNDTFRLDQMQRGQRGQNGEQQFGEDGEPGQQQDGQRPGPGEDRDPLGRPGMSPQDLADALKQLQEGQGQLQSDLEQLKKGLEGLGMQPNEGFGEAGKSMGDAEQSLGEGDGDQAVGHQGRALEALRRGAKDMMKQMQAMQGDQGGSEQGGRQQDADRDPLGRPRATKGPDDGNSVKVPDEIDVQRARQILEAIRKRLGNALSPDIERSYLERLLELK; via the coding sequence ATGACGGAACGACCCATCTCCAGCGGCGAACGCGGCCTGGCCGGGCGTCTGGCGCTCAGCCGGCTGGCGACGCGGACCTCGATGATCTTCGAGCGCGGCTGGCCGCTGCTTCTGCCGCTGGCGATTGTCGCCGGCCTGTTCCTCAGCATTTCCTGGTTCGGCCTGTTTCCCCGCCTGCCCGACGCGGCGCGGCTCGCCCTCCTGGTTCTGTTCGGTGCGGCAGCTCTCGCGGCGCTTTTTCCGCTGCGTCTTTTCCGCCTGCCCTCCGCCCCCGAGATCGACCGCCGCATCGAGGTGGCAAACCAGTTGCAGCACAGCCCGGTTCAAGTGCAGACGGACCGGCCGAGCGGCGCCGGCAGCCTGTTTTCGCAGGCGCTGTGGCGCGAGCATCAAAGGCGCATGGCGGAGCGCCTGGGTAGCCTTGGCGCCGATAGTCCGCGCACCCGCGTGCCGGAATACGACCGTTGGGGTTTGCGCGCCTTGGCCGGGCTTCTGGTCGTCACCGCCTTTGCCTTCTCCTTCGGCCCATCCGGCGGCAGGCTGAGCGATGGCTTTGTGGCCCGCGCCGCGCATGATGCGGTGCCGCCGCGCATCGACGCCTGGGTGACGCCGCCTCCCTATACCGGCAAGGCGCCGCTGTTCCTGACCGCCGATGCCAATCAGGCCGCCTCCACCTTCGTCGTGCCGCAAGGCAGCGATGTCTCGCTGCGCGTCACCGGCGGCTCCGGCGAGGAGACGCTGAGCTATGCGGACACGAAGGGCAATGCCCGCGCCATCGAAGCGGCCGCGCCCAAGGCCTCTCAGCCGGTCGCCGGTCAGACGGCGCCCAAGATCCGCCAGTTCACCGGCAAGCTGGACTCGGACGGCACGCTGACGCTGAGTTCCGGTGAAAGCCATCTCGGCCACTGGGCCTTTGCGGTCACTCCGGACAAGCCTCCGACGATCCGCTTCGTCGGCGATCCGAAGCGCGCCGTGAACGGCGCTCTCGAGGTCAATTACCAGATCGACGACGATTATGGCGCGGCCTCCGCTCAGGCCATTTTCGAGCTGGCGGATTCGCCAACTGCCAAGGCCCATCCGCTCTATGGACCGCCGGACATGCCGCTGACGCTGCCTCGGCGCGGCGGCAAGGGCAATGCCGCCAAGACGACCAAGGACCTGACGGAGCACGTCTGGGCCGGCCGCACCGTCAAGCTGACGCTCACCGCCACCGATGATGCCGGCCACACCGCGACCAGCGAAACCAAGACTTTGGTGCTGCCGCAGCGGCCCTTCTCCAACCCGCTGGCGCGCGCGGTGATCGAGCAGCGCCAGCTGCTTGGGCTGGACGCCAACGCCAAGCCGCGGGTGCTCGACCTGATGGACGCCATCACGCTGCGTCCTGAAGACACCTTCGACAACATGTCGCACTATCTCGCCATCATGAGCGCGATGAGCCGCCTGAAGCTGTCGGAGACCGACGATCAGTTGCGCAACGAAGTGTCCTATCTCTGGGAAATCGCCCTCGGTATCGAGGAAGGCAACCTGTCCGCGGCCGAGCGGCGGCTGCGCCAGGCGCAGCAGGCGCTGCAGGACGCCATCAAGAACGGCGCCAGCGACGAAGAGCTCGAGAAGGCGATGAAGGAACTGCGCGAGGCGATGAACGAATTCCTGCAGGAGTTCGCCCAGCGCGCGCAGCAGAATCCGAACGCGCCGCAGATGCAGCAGAACGGCCGCGAGCTGCGCCAGAGCGACATCGACCGCATGATGGACGAGATCGAGAACCTGGCGAAATCCGGCGACCGCGACCGCGCCCAGCAGCTTCTGTCCGAGCTGCAGGACATGATGAACAATCTGCAGGCCGGCCGCCAGCAGCAAGGCGGCGAGCAGGACAGCGAGATGCGCCAGCAAATGGACAAGCTGGGCGAGATCATGCGGCGCCAGCAGGAGATGATGAACGACACCTTCCGTCTCGACCAGATGCAGCGCGGCCAGCGTGGCCAGAATGGCGAACAGCAGTTTGGTGAAGATGGCGAGCCGGGCCAGCAGCAGGATGGCCAGAGGCCTGGCCCCGGCGAGGACCGCGATCCGCTCGGCCGACCCGGCATGTCGCCGCAGGATCTGGCCGATGCCCTCAAGCAGTTGCAGGAGGGCCAGGGCCAGTTGCAGAGCGATCTCGAGCAGTTGAAGAAGGGCCTCGAAGGCTTGGGCATGCAGCCCAATGAAGGCTTCGGCGAGGCCGGCAAATCCATGGGCGATGCCGAGCAGTCGCTTGGCGAGGGCGACGGCGACCAGGCGGTCGGTCACCAGGGCCGGGCGCTGGAAGCGCTGCGTCGCGGCGCCAAGGACATGATGAAGCAGATGCAGGCCATGCAGGGCGACCAGGGCGGCAGCGAGCAGGGCGGACGCCAGCAGGACGCTGACCGCGATCCCCTGGGCCGGCCGCGCGCAACGAAGGGTCCGGACGACGGCAACTCGGTCAAGGTGCCGGACGAGATCGACGTGCAGCGCGCGCGCCAGATCCTCGAAGCGATCCGCAAGCGGCTCGGCAACGCGCTGAGCCCCGATATCGAGCGCAGCTATCTCGAACGGCTGCTGGAACTGAAGTAG
- a CDS encoding threonine/serine dehydratase gives MSNSKITREGIAAVEPRIRPYVRHTPVMRVDMADFSRPAFPVALKLECLQHSGSFKARGAFTNLLERPVPAAGVVAASGGNHGAAVAYAAMKLAHKATIFVPEVSPPAKRERIRGYGAELVVGGARYAEALVASEAFAEKTGALQIHAFNQEETLLGQGTLGLEIEADLPEIDTLLVAVGGGGLIGGIAAWFSGRIRIVAIEPEGAPTLYKAFEAGRPVDAPAEGVAADSLAAKRVGEMMFPIAEAFVERAILVSDDDIVAAQKALWDRARIIAEPGGAAAFAALLSGRYAPASGEKVAVLVCGSNTNPANF, from the coding sequence ATGTCGAACAGCAAGATCACGCGCGAAGGGATCGCGGCCGTCGAACCGCGTATCCGGCCTTATGTGCGCCACACCCCGGTGATGCGCGTCGACATGGCGGATTTCAGCCGGCCGGCCTTCCCGGTCGCCCTCAAGCTCGAATGCCTGCAGCATTCCGGCTCGTTCAAGGCCCGCGGCGCTTTCACCAATCTGCTCGAGCGCCCGGTTCCGGCGGCCGGCGTCGTCGCGGCGTCCGGAGGTAATCATGGTGCAGCGGTCGCTTATGCAGCCATGAAGCTGGCGCACAAGGCCACCATCTTCGTGCCGGAAGTGAGCCCGCCGGCCAAGCGCGAGCGCATCCGCGGCTATGGCGCCGAACTGGTTGTCGGCGGCGCGCGCTATGCCGAGGCGCTCGTCGCCAGCGAGGCTTTCGCCGAAAAGACCGGTGCCTTGCAGATTCATGCCTTCAACCAGGAAGAAACACTGCTCGGCCAGGGCACGCTCGGCCTCGAGATCGAAGCTGACCTGCCCGAGATCGACACGCTGCTGGTCGCCGTCGGCGGCGGCGGCCTGATCGGCGGCATTGCCGCCTGGTTCTCCGGTCGCATCCGTATCGTCGCTATCGAGCCTGAGGGTGCGCCGACGCTTTATAAGGCCTTCGAGGCCGGCCGCCCGGTCGATGCCCCGGCCGAGGGCGTCGCCGCCGACTCGCTGGCAGCCAAGCGCGTCGGCGAGATGATGTTTCCGATCGCCGAGGCCTTCGTCGAACGGGCGATCCTGGTCAGCGACGACGACATCGTCGCAGCGCAGAAAGCGCTCTGGGATCGTGCGCGAATCATCGCCGAGCCCGGCGGTGCGGCGGCCTTCGCGGCGCTGCTTTCCGGGCGCTATGCGCCGGCGTCAGGTGAGAAAGTCGCCGTTCTGGTGTGCGGCTCCAACACCAACCCCGCGAATTTCTGA
- the lysA gene encoding diaminopimelate decarboxylase encodes MNHFDYRDGVLHAEDVAISDIAVEIGTPFYCYSTATLTRHFRVFKQAFAGLDALVCYAMKANSNQAVLKTLARLGAGADVVSEGELRRALAAGIPASKILFSGVGKTAREMDFALAAGILCFNVESEPELELLSDRAVALGKVAPVSLRINPDVDAKTHKKISTGKAENKFGIPWQRARQVYARAAELPGIRITGIDTHIGSQITELQPFDDAFALLVELVGTLRADGHAIEHVDLGGGLGIPYRVDNSPPPLPDAYAEIVRKHVAKLGLKVMFEPGRLIVGNAGILVSEVIYLKEGDAKNFLVVDAAMNDLIRPTLYDAFHDIRPVVQQPPATPRLTVDIVGPVCETGDFIGHDRDLPRLKSGDLIAIATAGAYGAVQAGTYNSRLLVPEVLVDGDRFHVVRPRQTYDELIGLDSLPDWLK; translated from the coding sequence GTGAACCATTTCGACTACCGTGACGGCGTTCTGCACGCCGAAGATGTCGCGATCTCGGACATCGCGGTCGAGATCGGCACGCCCTTCTACTGCTATTCGACGGCGACGCTTACCAGGCATTTCCGCGTCTTCAAGCAGGCTTTTGCCGGCCTCGACGCGCTGGTCTGCTACGCCATGAAGGCCAACTCCAATCAGGCCGTGCTGAAGACGCTCGCCAGGCTGGGCGCCGGCGCCGACGTCGTCTCGGAAGGCGAATTGCGCCGCGCATTGGCCGCCGGCATCCCGGCAAGCAAGATCCTGTTTTCAGGCGTCGGCAAGACCGCGCGCGAAATGGACTTCGCACTCGCCGCCGGCATCCTCTGTTTCAACGTCGAGTCCGAGCCGGAGTTGGAGCTGCTTTCGGACCGCGCCGTAGCGCTCGGCAAGGTGGCGCCGGTCTCGCTGCGCATCAATCCGGATGTCGACGCCAAGACCCATAAGAAGATCTCCACCGGCAAGGCCGAGAACAAGTTCGGTATTCCCTGGCAGCGGGCACGGCAGGTCTATGCGCGTGCGGCCGAACTGCCGGGCATCAGGATCACCGGCATCGACACCCATATCGGCAGCCAGATCACCGAACTGCAGCCCTTCGACGATGCCTTCGCGCTGCTGGTCGAACTGGTCGGGACGCTGCGCGCCGACGGTCATGCGATCGAGCATGTCGACCTCGGCGGCGGCCTCGGCATCCCATACCGTGTCGACAACAGCCCGCCGCCGCTGCCCGACGCCTATGCCGAGATCGTGCGCAAGCACGTCGCCAAGCTCGGCCTGAAGGTGATGTTCGAGCCCGGCCGGCTGATTGTCGGCAATGCCGGCATCCTGGTCTCCGAGGTGATCTACCTCAAGGAAGGCGACGCCAAGAACTTCCTCGTCGTCGACGCCGCGATGAACGACCTGATCCGGCCGACCCTCTACGACGCCTTCCACGACATCCGCCCGGTGGTGCAGCAGCCCCCGGCCACGCCGCGCCTCACCGTCGATATCGTCGGCCCGGTCTGCGAGACCGGCGATTTCATCGGCCATGATCGCGACCTGCCGAGGCTGAAGTCCGGCGACCTGATCGCCATCGCCACCGCCGGCGCCTATGGCGCGGTGCAGGCGGGCACCTACAACTCCCGGCTCCTGGTGCCCGAAGTGCTGGTCGACGGCGACCGCTTCCATGTCGTGCGGCCGCGCCAGACCTATGACGAACTGATCGGACTGGATTCGCTGCCGGACTGGTTGAAATAG
- a CDS encoding lipoprotein, with product MTGSRILVTLALLAAVVTVTACGRKSGLDTPYEAAEQARKDAEREKQPLPPEPEKPVKDKKFILDPLL from the coding sequence ATGACCGGAAGCAGGATTTTGGTGACGCTCGCGTTGCTGGCAGCGGTTGTCACCGTCACGGCCTGCGGCAGGAAAAGCGGCCTCGACACCCCGTATGAAGCGGCCGAGCAGGCGCGCAAGGATGCGGAGCGGGAAAAGCAGCCGCTGCCGCCCGAGCCGGAAAAACCGGTCAAGGACAAGAAGTTCATCCTCGATCCCTTGCTCTAG